A portion of the Desulfuromonadaceae bacterium genome contains these proteins:
- a CDS encoding NADH-quinone oxidoreductase subunit N: protein MSGPELFALLPVLILAGGSVIWLMLGAFGLGYRSVVIGGVFSAATAALCAGLLPPATVEVTSLFGTGSYARFFTILWALAAALTLLLSLRYGANRHFGGGEYTALTLLAATGMALLSGATSLVGVFLGLELLSLAFYVLIAFNRDSAHSAEACIKYLVLGSVATAFLAFGIALIYAASGSFHLPAALTGVVSNGALHPLGLFGWLLVTVAVGFKTSLVPFHFWTPDVYQGAPAPVSGFLAAGSKGAVLAALVPLLAGFGPDWALLHPLVVGLTALTLIVGSLCALAQTNLKRMLAYSSIVQVGYLFIGLLAGNSGGFEAVVFYLVVYAVVTLGTFGVITSLSGSRAEVQDYESLRGVGFRHPFRAATLTILLLSLAGIPATAGFIAKFGIFRAAIKGDFIALTLLAVIASLVSLYYYLRPVLAMFTEDDTQGNTLHPGNELEHAVLGVCLLATLLLGLYPGPLLDLIHGLF from the coding sequence ATGAGCGGACCAGAGCTCTTTGCGCTGCTGCCGGTGTTGATCCTGGCGGGCGGTTCCGTCATCTGGCTGATGCTCGGCGCCTTCGGTCTCGGTTACCGGAGCGTCGTCATCGGTGGTGTGTTCAGCGCGGCGACGGCGGCGCTGTGCGCCGGACTGCTCCCCCCCGCCACCGTCGAAGTTACCAGCCTCTTCGGCACCGGCAGTTACGCCCGTTTCTTCACCATCCTCTGGGCCTTGGCCGCCGCGCTGACGCTGTTGCTGTCGCTGCGTTACGGGGCCAATCGCCACTTTGGCGGTGGTGAGTACACCGCCCTGACCCTGCTGGCCGCCACCGGCATGGCGCTGTTGTCGGGGGCAACCTCGCTGGTTGGCGTCTTCCTCGGACTGGAGCTGCTGTCACTCGCCTTCTACGTGCTGATCGCCTTTAACCGCGACTCGGCGCACAGCGCCGAAGCGTGTATCAAGTACCTCGTCCTCGGCTCCGTCGCCACCGCCTTCCTCGCCTTTGGCATCGCCCTGATCTATGCCGCCAGCGGGTCGTTTCATCTCCCCGCAGCGCTGACCGGGGTGGTCAGCAACGGCGCGCTGCACCCGCTCGGTCTGTTCGGCTGGCTGCTGGTCACCGTCGCAGTCGGCTTCAAGACCTCCCTCGTTCCGTTCCACTTCTGGACCCCCGACGTCTATCAGGGTGCCCCCGCGCCGGTCTCCGGCTTCCTTGCCGCCGGCTCGAAAGGCGCTGTCCTCGCCGCCCTCGTTCCGCTGCTGGCCGGGTTCGGCCCCGACTGGGCACTGCTGCATCCGCTCGTCGTCGGTCTGACCGCCCTCACCCTGATCGTCGGCAGTCTCTGCGCCCTGGCCCAGACCAACCTCAAACGGATGCTCGCCTATTCTTCCATCGTCCAGGTCGGCTACCTCTTCATCGGCCTTTTGGCGGGGAATAGCGGCGGCTTCGAAGCGGTCGTTTTCTACCTCGTCGTCTACGCCGTCGTCACCCTCGGCACCTTCGGCGTGATCACCTCGCTAAGCGGCAGCCGCGCCGAAGTGCAGGATTACGAATCGTTGCGCGGGGTCGGCTTCCGCCACCCGTTCCGCGCCGCCACCCTCACCATTCTCCTCCTCTCCCTCGCCGGCATCCCCGCCACCGCCGGTTTCATCGCCAAGTTCGGCATCTTCCGCGCCGCCATCAAAGGCGACTTCATCGCTTTAACCCTCCTCGCGGTCATCGCATCGCTGGTCTCGCTCTACTATTACCTGCGACCGGTACTGGCCATGTTCACGGAGGACGATACGCAGGGGAACACCCTCCATCCGGGGAACGAACTGGAGCATGCCGTCCTGGGGGTGTGTCTGCTGGCGACGCTGCTGCTCGGCCTCTATCCGGGGCCGTTGCTTGATCTGATTCACGGTTTGTTCTGA
- a CDS encoding nucleotidyltransferase family protein, which translates to MVRNRNDIILFLQTHKDELEQRFGVTSIGLFGSYARGDERDDSDIDIAIELLPEHKSLSSFFGLRRYLEQQFGKPVDLGIESALKPLAREKVSKEIIHV; encoded by the coding sequence ATGGTTAGAAACCGTAACGATATCATCCTCTTTTTGCAGACGCACAAAGACGAACTGGAGCAACGCTTCGGCGTGACGAGTATCGGTCTCTTCGGCAGTTATGCACGGGGAGATGAACGGGACGATTCCGATATCGACATCGCCATCGAATTACTTCCGGAGCACAAGTCGCTGAGCAGTTTTTTCGGCCTGCGGCGCTACCTGGAGCAGCAGTTCGGCAAGCCGGTCGATCTGGGGATCGAGAGTGCGTTGAAACCGCTGGCCAGAGAGAAGGTCTCCAAGGAGATTATTCATGTCTGA
- a CDS encoding DUF86 domain-containing protein produces the protein MSERSDRLYCQDILESGAAIHSYVAGIDFETFVRDRMRYSAVIREFEIIGEAVGKLSADVKQAYPGVPWQDIKDFRNLLAHEYFGVDLEIVWNTIQLNLPMLMDAIQRMSTGIK, from the coding sequence ATGTCTGAACGCTCGGACCGGCTCTATTGCCAGGATATTCTCGAATCGGGCGCGGCGATTCACAGTTATGTTGCGGGGATCGACTTCGAGACGTTTGTGCGGGATCGCATGCGCTATTCGGCGGTCATTCGCGAGTTCGAAATTATCGGTGAGGCGGTGGGGAAGCTGTCGGCGGATGTGAAGCAGGCTTATCCGGGTGTTCCTTGGCAAGACATCAAGGATTTTCGCAATCTGCTGGCGCATGAATATTTCGGAGTTGATCTGGAGATCGTCTGGAATACGATTCAGCTGAATTTACCGATGCTGATGGATGCAATTCAACGGATGTCCACAGGAATTAAGTAA